The DNA window gaagaattcaatgcagaaaataattttaaaaaatccttatatttatagccaacaaattaaagggtaaaggtcataactcttttgaaaaaaagacAATCTTTCAGAAAAAGTAACAACcttatgggtgtgtttggtatgaaggaaaatgtttttcatggaaaatgttttcNNNNNNNNNNNNNNNNNNNNNNNNNNNNNNNNNNNNNNNNNNNNNNNNNNNNNNNNNNNNNNNNNNNNNNNNNNNNNNNNNNNNNNNNNNNNNNNNNNNNNNNNNNNNNNNNNNNNNNNNNNNNNNNNNNNNNNNNNNNNNNNNNNNNNNNNNNNNNNNNNNNNNNNNNNNNNNNNNNNNNNNNNNNNNNNNNNNNNNNNNNNNNNNNNNNNNNNNNNNNNNNNNNNNNNNNNNNNNNNNNNNNNNNNNNNNNNNNNNNNNNNNNNNNNNNNNNNNNNNNNNNNNNNNNNNNNNNNNNNNNNNNNNNNNNNNNNNNNNNNNNNNNNNNNNNNNNNNNNNNNNNNNNNNNNNNNNNNNNNNNNNNNNNNNNNNNNNNNNNNNNNNNNNNNNNNNNNNNNNNNNNNNNNNNNNNNNNNNNNNNNNNNNNNNNNNNNNNNNNNNNNNNNNNNNNNNNNNNNNNNNNNNNNNNNNNNNNNNNNNNNNNNNNNNNNNNNNNNNNNNNNNNNNNNNNNNNNNNNNNNNNNNNNNNNNNNNNNNNNNNNNNNNNNNNNNNNNNNNNNNNNNNNNNNNNNNNNNNNNNNNNNNNNNNNNNNNNNNNNNNNNNNNNNNNNNNNNNNNNNNNNNNNNNNNNNNNNNNNNNNNNNNNNNNNNNNNNNNNNNNNNNNNNNNNNNNNNNNNNNNNNNNNNNNNNNNNNNNNNNNNNNNNNNNNNNNNNNNNNNNNNNNNNNNNNNNNNNNNNNNNNNNNNNNNNNNNNNNNNNNNNNNNNNNNNNNNNNNNNNNNNNNNNNNNNNNNNNNNNNNNNNNNNNNNNNNNNNNNNNNNNNNNNNNNNNNNNNNNNNNNNNNNNNNNNNNNNNNNNNNNNNNNNNNNNNNNNNNNNNNNNNNNNNNNNNNNNNNNNNNNNNNNNNNNNNNNNNNNNNNNNNNNNNNNNGGGGGCGTGGGTGATCGAGGATcgagatgaaaaaataaaaaattgaagttgaaaatattatttaaaaacaataaaaaaattgatagagggggggggggggcgagggtagtgggtgggggtaaaaaataaaaaattgaaattagaaatatcttttaaaaataatttttaatattgttttgggagggggtgggggtagggtaaaaatatttaatttaaaaataaactttaaattttttttgggggggtggttgggggacaaaataaattgattttttcaacaattttttttttaattgaaagttggaagagagttttgaaaaatgttttccttaagttttgaagggaagtcattttccttaaatttgaggaaaatgagttgatttggaaaacatttaacccaaccaaacaggagaaaattgaaaaacattttccggaaaatgttttccttcataccaaacacaccctatataGATACACTATCTCCGTGCATGAAATTAAGTCTACACGAATTATAATCCGAACCAAATTCAGATATCCTCTggcaaaaataaatttgttttctttctggtcaaatagaaaaaattgatgTAGCAATATCTTGACAAGAAAAACAAGGTCAGTTCACACTGAACACTGATGGATAGAATCACTATTATATTTAAAGGAGAAGAAATTTCTCCATTTTCATCTCGATCATCCTTTAATTTGTTGGTAGGCTGGAAATAGACACCGAGAGTACActaagacaaataaaaaagttgtttttaagcACAATTAGCTAACCTAATCTGTGGTGATTGTCATTTTGCATCACAAGGAGATGAACTCACTCTTCCTCCATACTAGCTAACTTAAGGGCTCTGTCCTAGTTTATTTTCACCTAAATCTACTGATCTTAAATGTGTCATCgcaaaaattaaaagtaagaaaaacaaattgaaaattatattaGGATCTCGTTTAAAGAAAAAGTGTATACATAAATAAAGGAAAGAGAGACAATAATGATTTAACTTAGGCCTCTTTAAGCAAAATACTCAAAACCAAAAGATATAAATGAAATGTCTAAGGTTGTTAAAGCAATGATGGTTAAATCATATATATTGCTTTAGTGGTCCTGCCCTCTGGTCTCTAATCTTCTAATACACTATGAACAATATAATCAAATATGGTGGGCTGGAAAACACAAAATGTaaagacataatatataaacaaacaTTTTAATTTGTCCTAATTTGAATATGTTTATCTAGATATCTCAACTTATCTCTATTGTACACTCCAATTTACAAATGATCATATAAACACTTCCAAAATTTACGTACCACGAGACATAGTGGGAACAAGATGGAGTGTTTTGTTGTCAGTTGAAACCAAGTTAAGAGGTGTAGATGTGCACTTTCAAAGTTAGAATTGTTTACTTGTGAGCTAATTATGCCAAATTTGAATGTCTTTTTCTCAAGTAACTAACACACCCTAGGTAAGTGCTAAGAAACCTTTAATTAGCTTCCACTTTTATCACTTTCCTTTTTTCAATATCTACAATCATCCTTCTATAATCtctaaaaagataaatttaactCAATATTCTATACCAACAGAATACTTAATTAAGATACTATGAAACTAATTAAATGAAAGGGAGTCTTAATACAACTGTATACTTGTAACCACAGATTCAAGCTATGAATATAACCGCTTACAAAAATACAAGGTAGGATCATGTAAAAAGACCAAATGTTGTATAACACTTCCTTGTACCTCGCGCACAATGGGGAATTTACTGTATCGAGCTGCCCTTTTCTACGTCACTATGGCTCCCAATGAATTGGTAGAACTGCATTTCTTGAACCCCTTCCATGcccaaaagagaaaaatgatcTCTTGATGACTCTGGCACTGCTACTTTCACAAGGACTAACATCAGGAACTTGTCTTTGCTGCGGTACAATCTGTTGAACTGTCAAATAAAGTTGTCTGTCAGCAGCTGAATCCATAGAGAATGATCTCCTAATGTGTTGGACTGCAAAATCTTCGTCTTTTTTTCTTATGTCAATGCACTCATCCCCCATGCTTGAGATCAAATTTCTTGAACCATTATTTCTATGCCCGGATATTAATGTTGGATTGTTTTCTGCTATTTCTATGACAACATAGTCTTCATCTCTGCCTGTGAAATTATCATTTGGATAAGGGATTTTAGTCGATGAGATGTTAGTTCTGCAAAGTGGACAATTTGCATTTTTTTGAAGccaaacatcaatacaatcaatATGGAAAATATGAGCACAGCTTGGAATTATTCTAAGCTTCTCGTTATCTTGAAAATCATTCAAACAAACAGCACATTCACAAGAACTTCTAGTTCTCTCCTCAATGATTGCATCTTTTCCTTCCCTTTTCTTGTACTGGAAAATCGGGATTGATCTAATCACAGATTCCTCTAGTCCCCGATTTTCCAGTGCAGGGGAGTAAACCGTTGAGGGGTCTACCACAGTACTCTGCCTTCTAGAGAaagaaaatcgtctcaaaagaTCAATTCTATGCCAATTCAAACAACATTTGATTACAAAAATGTAGTAACTAACTAGCAATAAACCAGTAGCTACGATACCGATGATTGCGATAACTATAATTGGGAAGCCAGCATGGGAAGAAGAACCTGGAGGACTTCTCATTGGAGAAAGGGACTCCATTTGatcaattttgtaaaataaaaagaggTGTACAAATGGTTAAGTATTATTTACTTTCAATGTAGGCTTTCTAGACACAAATTTAGATTTAGTCGAACTTCAATACAATATCGAACATATGTGAAAGAATTAAGGAAAGTCTATAGGTAGAGGACATAGTTGGTGAACTCTGTCTCAGCCtccaataagaaagaaaaatgtggTCACATATGAAATCTAAAAGATATTGTAATTTAATGATTTCAATAAGTAAGTGACTATTTCTTTTCTTCAGATTACTAACTCATGACATAATAAAGACATGAGTTACTAATAATTGATATCATTAAGgccaaataattaatacatCAACTTGACACTAATTTTCATTTTGATACACCAAAATGGACCCTTAAACCTACTATTAAACACTTCAATAGTCATCAAAATGTACCTATAGAATATCTATTTCCACCTTCCCATTTTGTTAGGTCTAACTCTTTAGATTCCACTTACCTACTGAGAAACTtgttactttaatttttaaaattaccatAACCTTAATGTGATAGTTATTTTTATTCGGTGTAATTGACTATTTATGTAATCTTTGACTTTTGGTATCTATAATCACATGTTGTTTACTCCTATTATGTTTAGATGATCGcattttgttgttgatgttaTGGTTCCTTGCATATTTGTTCTGCATAGAGATGACAAATGAGCGAGTTGGGTTAAATTTGGGTgagttgaaaatgggtcaacataaaatgggtaataattcaaCCCGTTCATATTtgataagggtaaaaatggattgggtaaCAAATAGGTTGGGTATAATACAAGTTTACCTGTATTTACCAATATTTTAATAGTACTCTACTGAAAATTCAACATGGAGAAAATCTTTTTCTTGGatgaaaaatgttaaaaaatactTCTACACTACTTTTGTCATATTTTGCTTCactatcattttttcttttcatttctaCTTTAATTTCCTTAAGTATCTTTCGAAAACAGTCTCTTTATTCTAAGAGTACATTTGACAAAGTTAATCCCTCCCTAATCATCATTGAAGAAGAAACCAAAAAAGGTTCTCCATTGCACATCACATGCATTTAGGCTACCACCCATCCCCAAACATGTAATTCACACAAATAATGGCCACCGACTGCCAAATTTGAAATGTTAAACGAGTAGTCAAAAAAGTATCACACGTTTAAGTTGACAAAATTCAATTGGGACCCTCCACAAACCTTTTTGTCAAGAAAAAGCAGATATCGAACATGTTAAGTCAAATATGTAAATAAGAATACTGAATCCTAGAAAAGTGAAACTGATAAAAAGGACTTCAATTTGAATGTAGAGTGTTGACCAATTAATAGAAATATTGATACACTAATGCGTGTCACACCCTCAAAAGTTTGAGCTCTGACTGACTCAACAATAATAATTCTTCTTCATAATAAATCTGTCAGGAATTAATATATGGGGTAGAGAGTCTGTTTTCTATAGAAAATCGGCTCAAAAGATAACTGTCAAACATGAATAGTAAGAAGAGAGACAAGAAAATAGGAAGAAACAAAACTATCTTTGCAACTTTATTGAAAAGTATATAAGTAggaacaataataacaacatattcaatgcaATTCCACATGTATTGTCTGGGGCAGGGGCGGAGGCAGTATATACttagggggttcatccgaactcCCTCGacgaaaaatattactatttatacaatgttaaaattatttttttaggtatGTATAATAGATGTTGAACCCCTTCCACTAGTTCATGTGTTTACTTCTCAacttttgaacccccttattaaaatttctggctccgccactagTCTAGGGAGAGACAGAAGGTAGAATGTACGTAAATCTTGCCTCTACCTTTATGAAGTAGAAAGTCTGCTTTTGTAGACTCTCGACTCTAAAAGAAAATATCCAACGTAAAAttgcaataaataaataaataaataaatcaaaaagacaacaaaaataacaagatacaaaaaaatCTCTATAACAATATTGAAATAAGTCTGATTCCTAAATTTGGGATAATAAAGTAATTAAGTTTGTATTTATGTGAGAATAAATTAATAAAGCGATGGAATATatgcaataaaataaatttcttgtATAATAATAGAGAATATATGCTACTTCCTAGTTCCCTTATATGATATTAAGAGATAAAACAGGAAAATCATTACAGAGCACTAACCAAGGAATAAATCGCATTTACTGAATGCGATTTATGAAAAACGTGAAAAGTTGAAAGATATATAATTCAGAATAAAATATTACGTCATATATctcaatatataaaattatactatttgttaaattatataaattctgttgatattttatttttttttgtttcatacCAAATACACAACCATCTACAAAAACTTTCGAGAAAAAAGAAACCTACACCATATTTAATCATAGATTTTGTTCAATATAATCAAcactaattatatatttattagataCTCTATTAAGTAGATCTTTctagtttttatgatttttttcatgaagGTGGGAAGCGTATGAGTAGCCCATTGAAAacaattatgtttttttattcattaaccTTTGTTTGGAATtgaaataaatcaagaaaaagaagataaatgatgagaaagttaaagaaaaaaaacattttctttccTCTATTTCAGTCTTCAACATCTTGTATTTGAAAATTCTACAGTGTCAAGAGTtagaagaaaaagggaaaagggtcatatttgcccttgaactcttagaaaagggtcatatttacccttcgtcatatttttttgatatgtttGTCCTTACCATCCAACTTTGGGTACATATTTGTCCTTGTACAGTTAATTATTGTGCCaccatttttattagtttacGTGGCGCGCCTACATGGCGCCTACGTGGCtccatatgtatatatttttgttataattaaaattttattttctatttagtATTCTATCCGACCCATTTAGTAAAATTCGACCCAAGCAAATAAAGACCCATTTTGTACTGAATGATTTTGTGCTCTGTGCCAGTGGGAGCTCCGATAGAGCACGAGGGCCGATAGACAAAAGTTCAAGGATAGAAATAAAAGGCCGATAGGTCTCCATATGCGTACTTAACCACACATGGGTTTTGGGGATGATAAGTTAAGAGGATGAGACAATATTACACAGCCTCAGTTTTATGTGTGGATTATGGCTCTTGTAAACTCTTTCCTAGTGACTGTTTATGCACGTTTAGTTCTATATTGAGCTTTGAGAAGTCAAACCGTAAATGGCTACAACATGTCTCATGGCATAAGGAAGAAGGAATAAATGGTGGCTTCTGCTCGACCATTGTACTGTTCTTATGAAGCGTTGCAAGATGATGGGTATAGAAATTAGGGCTAATGGGTATTGAAATCGGGTTAATATTTTAGTTGGGTCGGATTTTACTAAATGGGTCGGATAGAATACTAAATagaaagtaaaattttaattataacaaaaatatatacacatggAGCCATATAGGCACCACgtaaactaataaaaatggtGACACAATAATTAACTGTACAAGGGCAACTATGTACCCAAAGTTGGATGATAAgggcaaatatatcaaaaaagtatgacgaagggtaaatatgacccttttctaagagttcaagggcaaatatgacccttttccagaagaaaaataatagagaaaattAAAAGTTCTGAGGCGTGAAAGATCACTATTTTTCAAGAACTATTGCACGTATATTCTTTTAGGGATGGCAAACAATTCTCTATCAGGATACAACAAAGCTTGAAAACATATATGCAATGAAATTCCCTATTTCTGGGAATGCTTCGTATTTATAGAATTTAAGATATGACTTTTTATAatagtcatgttctttcatgAACATAAATGACTTTTCATAATAGTCATGTTCTTTCGTGAACAGAAATGACTTTTCACAatagtcatgttctttcatatacaaatgatttttcatgaaagagACACTCATTTTCCGAACAATCACAACTTTTAGTTGCTCCCTTTTGAAAAGACAAAACTTTTGTTACTCCCTATATGAACATACAAAAGtttttgtttcatttaaaatttaaatattaaattcaaattttaaataaacaatttgttcaaaataaattacgaaaagaaataaatctttaaatttaattaaagatcCGATCCGGGTCATGCCCAAGcccaagtccaagtccaagtcatatatatatatatatatatatatatatatatatatatattgtaaattttaggtttagcaaacataaaaatcatattagcgcTCTATAACTACTGTTCTACtatttgcgctccatagcaaatatgtttgctatggagcatcaaatttgtataaaatcacAGGCAACATCTGATTGTATAAAATCGTAGGCAtctaatttgtataaatcgcagTGATTTATATAAATCAGATGTATGTGTCtatgaaaattgtgtttgtatatctgcataaaatttgaatttgtatacaattgaatcgagttaaaacaattgtatttgtatatcaaatctctctctcgctttatacatacacaaattatacaaaatacttttgtataatttgtgtttgtataaagcgaaagagagaaaggcaaaagagaactgggcagagaagatatgtatttgtataattataagtgtataggacgaagatatatgtatttgtatataaaattatctctcgttttatacaataCACATTTGTGTTTGTAGGCGAGGGAGAGTGGTGAACGAGATTcatgggagagaggcgaatgacaaaGTATTTACTACgaattagaattaaatgaaactgtggttataacatttattttgaattaatagtttgttatttcatataattttttatattattaatatatataagtacACTTACTCTATTAATAGACTAAATGGCTAGGCcttaaaaggacaaaaaaaatggCTTCTCCCACCAAAGAGGGAACCTTCCCTTTATATTAGAAGGCCCATCGGTGACCCCCTAAAGTTGGCAACaagtttcacttagacaccttaactaagcgatgttcattttagacacctcatatAGGGGCCCGTTATATTATTTTGACACTTTTCTGACAATAAACAAAAAACTGAAGGAGAGTGTAATACACTCGTTGAAGACGTGGCAACCAATCAATTAAATGATTACATGtgttatttttagttaaaattacttaaaatctatttagtaaataaaataaaaatattattctaaaaaaatctc is part of the Solanum stenotomum isolate F172 chromosome 8, ASM1918654v1, whole genome shotgun sequence genome and encodes:
- the LOC125872411 gene encoding RING-H2 finger protein ATL16-like, with protein sequence MESLSPMRSPPGSSSHAGFPIIVIAIIGIVATGLLLVSYYIFVIKCCLNWHRIDLLRRFSFSRRQSTVVDPSTVYSPALENRGLEESVIRSIPIFQYKKREGKDAIIEERTRSSCECAVCLNDFQDNEKLRIIPSCAHIFHIDCIDVWLQKNANCPLCRTNISSTKIPYPNDNFTGRDEDYVVIEIAENNPTLISGHRNNGSRNLISSMGDECIDIRKKDEDFAVQHIRRSFSMDSAADRQLYLTVQQIVPQQRQVPDVSPCESSSARVIKRSFFSFGHGRGSRNAVLPIHWEP